The Toxorhynchites rutilus septentrionalis strain SRP chromosome 3, ASM2978413v1, whole genome shotgun sequence genome includes a region encoding these proteins:
- the LOC129773028 gene encoding uncharacterized protein LOC129773028 has protein sequence MAQNYINQLPVEAFYLIFDKLKIRDQFSAMRTCKLWYDILSSNRYIRKHQFNISVANLCSDVGIQVSVRMKRYPAYTISDALVPAERQTCFLEALQKFLSHEEVMFNVEDLNFEMCHFSLDDVFGSLQCWNFPNLRKISYSASVRVNRVEISHSLVKAPNLTKLQLEDMGLTISPFLQMFSTQIEELDVKFQDQKLLFSIIGSGTFTNLHSLTLSTASGFHFARPYGPYDSHDRYLQIFAQLKYLKICDDDSSFCATYKDIFQVAKNLETLIVHGTAMRDDSFNAIGDLKKLKELCLRVDIHSHRSVNKLSLPLLEKMSTYVDSFVPFESAPKLKRLCIENEYIFKVSARSVAANSNLIRYLRIINQQLEELHLKEMVLENPLINQICALKKLTTLKLTAVNVKEAPIYRILSELPQLEYCRFRDCNVETRVSFDNVFGRAREENAEDKENMDLFKKLELMYPHCLIESDTFDLSRDIPDLFCAITGPELSSVENFSSRSNISDILRSF, from the exons ATGGCTCAAAACTATATCAATCAGCTCCCGGTGGAGGCATTCTATTTAATCTTCGATAAGTTAAAAATCAGAGATCAGTTTTCTGCCATGCGTACTTGTAAACTATGGTACGATATTCTGAGTAGCAATCGGTACATTCGGAAGCATCAGTTCAACATCTCCGTAGCCAACCTTTGCAGTGACGTTGGTATACAGGTTTCTGTCAGGATGAAACGCTACCCCGCGTACACGATTTCGGATGCGTTGGTTCCAGCCGAGCGACAAACCTGCTTTTTGGAAGCTCTACAAAAGTTTCTATCCCACGAGGAGGTGATGTTCAACGTTGAGGATCTGAATTTCGAAATGTGCCATTTCTCGCTAGATGATGTGTTTGGAAGCTTGCAGTGCTGGAACTTCCCGAACCTGAGGAAAATTAGCTACAGTGCTTCAGTAAGAGTTAACCGCGTTGAAATTTCCCACAGCCTTGTAAAGGCACCGAATTTGACAAAGCTACAGTTGGAAGACATGGGCCTGACGATAAGCCCATTCCTGCAGATGTTTAGCACCCAGATCGAGGAGCTTGATGTGAAGTTCCAGGACCAAAAATTGTTGTTCAGTATAATTGGGTCCGGCACATTTACAAATCTACACAGCCTGACGCTCAGTACTGCGAGTGGTTTCCATTTTGCTAGACCTTACGGACCCTACGATTCTCACGACAGATATCTTCAAATCTTCGCTcaattgaaatatttgaaaatatgtgacgACGATAGCTCGTTCTGTGCAACTTACAAAGATATTTTCCAAGTCGCTAAAAATTTAGAGACATTGATAGTCCACGGAACCGCCATGCGTGATGACTCCTTCAACGCAATAGGTGATCTCAAAAAGCTAAAGGAGCTATGCTTGCGTGTTGACATACACAGCCACAGGTCGGTTAACAAGTTATCGCTGCCACTACTTGAAAAGATGTCAACATACGTTGATTCATTTGTGCCGTTTGAAAGTGCCCCGAAACTGAAACGGTTGTGCATTGAGAACGAATACATTTTCAAAGTGAGTGCAAGATCGGTTGCCGCGAACTCAAATCTAATAAGATATTTGCGTATCATTAATCAACAATTGGAGGAATTGCATCTTAAGGAGATGGTTTTGGAAAATCCTCTAATCAATCAGATTTGCGCATTGAAGAAGTTAACAACGCTGAAGCTGACCGCGGTCAATGTG AAAGAGGCGCCAATCTACAGAATTCTATCCGAACTGCCGCAGCTTGAATACTGCCGCTTCAGGGACTGTAATGTGGAGACGAGAGTTTCGTTTGACAATGTATTTGGCCGTGCGCGTGAGGAGAATGCCGAGGACAAAGAGAATATGGACTTGTTCAAGAAGTTGGAGCTTATGTACCCACATTGTCTCATTGAAAGCGATACGTTTGACCTCAGCAGAGACATTCCAGATCTATTCTGCGCTATAACGGGACCCGAGCTCAGTTCTGTGGAAAATTTCTCCTCGCGATCAAACATAAGTGATATTTTGAGATCGTTTTGA